TAACAATgaattccaagtaatagtttcacatttcatacttttgatcggcgctacatgcgagcaagtacatataaaccattatgacgCTACTGACATCTGGGAGTTATAGTTCTCtctaaaaaattaattttaccgATTTTTCacgttttatttctaaatgcgggtacccgctgactacggattaatgggAACACCgtcaggcaaagagagacgggctgcacgtaactgtggaattttgATGTGAGCGACCATACATTATACTTATAGTTCAttaaacgcattacgtcgtcgtgaattgcactttcgGTGCACTGTTTTAGTTTCATTGTATGTCGTGTATGTCATCTACTACATTAAGAAGGGGTATTATAGAATCTGTAAAGCAACGATGCTAGAGATACTTGACTTATAATTttaatgtaatttattttagtCAGTTGTAATAATCAAGGTATTTCACAACAATCTCTtatggaaataaaatttaaatggaAATTCTAAGATGAAAAATTGTCAATGACAAGAAAAATACGGTGCTCTTCGCACTGGATTTAAAAATTATCATGCCAAGTTGCCGTTATGCTATTGTTGTTCTTTTTAAGAAATCTGCTGCAGTTTGATAATGTGAACATCAGAAGTGCCGTGGCCACTGCATCTGCTATTATTATGAATGTTGCCCTCAAGCGAGCATTGGTCTTGTACGAAGGAGTAATAGTAACAGCGGTGTCTGTTTCGATCACTGCCATTGGATCACATTTTGCACTAGATAAACTTCTTGTTCAGTCTCCAATGTTTTCAGGTATATCTTATATACAAATtcctgaaattaaaaattttttggATTTAGAGAATCTGATTTTTGAATCAGCAAAAGTAACTGCCAGTAGTAGATCGTTACCCATCGAACATACCAACAGCTGTTGTAACTAACACAGAAATAGGCGATTTATAAATTTAACTTCAATGTGCCATTGTTTATAGGCGGAAATTAATGTGGCCCACACGCTACTGTCATAAAGTTTGCTGACAACTTATTCAAACCAATTTATGGGTGTGAAACTAACGGAGGCATTAATCATGATTATTGACAACATTATCATTAAATTACACTGCATATGTAGATCCTGATTTTTGCATGACATGTACTACAATTCGAGGAGGTTTTTCTCAGGCTGTGTCATCAACTATTCTTCCAATTGCAACTTCCTTAGCAGCAAATGCTGTTATTGCTGATCGGTAAGATTTTTTTAATGAAGAAATAGGCATGCATTATACCATTCTATGGATTAGTGAATAATTTGGTAAGAAacaattatattcaaaaatttgactGTAATTGATGAATTGGTTAAATTAGTTAGGTTTACAGCGGAATTATGAATAATATTGTTCAAATTTGCTGCCCTGCAGGCTAATCAGTTCAGTGGGAAACTAGGTGGTATTTGATAGTATTCTTCATGGGttgatcaaataaaattgcaGACTATGATTTCAGAGCATTGAAATATTCATATGGACAGCCTAACATCATTTCAGTGTCTCTATCGAATCAATTCTCTGATTTTTTCAAcagttttgttaaattttttcatttcaggtaCACTAATTTGCATATACCAGCACTAAGATGGAAAAATAGAatagaagcctatagattttggagCGGAAAATTGCGATCAACAAAATCTTTATTCCTTTTAAGTCTTGGATTTCAATCACTTTTTGGGGCCTATGTTGCTTATAAACAAAGTGTTATCATGAAAGAAATACATAATACTGTAACTGATGAAGAACTTGATGCAATAGCTAATGCAGTTTCTTCTGATTATCGAAGTTTGGTCAAATACAATGGATAGCTGATGGAACCTTTTGTTGATCACCAAGTGATATGTAGTGCAGTTTGCTTGTGGAAGTTACACAACCATATG
The sequence above is a segment of the Styela clava chromosome 7, kaStyClav1.hap1.2, whole genome shotgun sequence genome. Coding sequences within it:
- the LOC120328165 gene encoding transmembrane protein 126A-like, translating into MVEKKDHSSSSNPTTYYDLLASKVSQLAQKERNLLQFDNVNIRSAVATASAIIMNVALKRALVLYEGVIVTAVSVSITAIGSHFALDKLLVQSPMFSDPDFCMTCTTIRGGFSQAVSSTILPIATSLAANAVIADRYTNLHIPALRWKNRIEAYRFWSGKLRSTKSLFLLSLGFQSLFGAYVAYKQSVIMKEIHNTVTDEELDAIANAVSSDYRSLVKYNG